Proteins from a single region of Seriola aureovittata isolate HTS-2021-v1 ecotype China chromosome 9, ASM2101889v1, whole genome shotgun sequence:
- the wnt10b gene encoding protein Wnt-10b isoform X4, producing MEMLGGHGHCDAGWLLLWNCHLLKRVLCNDILSLKVAGDPVLTPNSVCLRLAGLSKRQMRMCVRSPDVTASALQGIQVAIHECQHQFRDQRWNCSSLEALGKLPHHNTILNRGFRESAFSLALLAAGVAHSVASACSMGKLRGCGCEAKRRQDDDKIRLKLTQLQLQTLQKGGVGIGMTRSLSLELNGRHGDLPTNLRSTHPSALLKPLPDELSSMQETWEWGGCSHDVRFGERFSRDWLDSSGSPRDIHARMRIHNNRVGRQTVTDNMKRKCKCHGTSGSCQFKTCWHVSPEFRLVGSLLKEKFLSAIFVNSQNKNNGVFNPRTGNGASGSTAGLNGGRRRSMSRELVYFEKSPDFCERDASLDSPGTQGRICNKTSYSTDSCSSLCCGRGHNILKQTRSERCNCRFHWCCYVLCEECRLTEWVNVCK from the exons ggtgCTGTGTAATGATATCCTCAGCCTGAAGGTGGCAGGAGATCCAGTGCTAACCCCTAACTCGGTGTGCCTGAGGCTGGCAGGCCTCAGCAAGCGTCAGATGCGGATGTGTGTGCGGAGCCCCGATGTGACAGCCTCAGCTCTGCAGGGCATCCAGGTGGCCATCCATGAATGCCAGCACCAATTCCGAGACCAGCGCTGGAACTGCTCCTCACTGGAGGCCCTTGGCAAGCTGCCCCACCACAACACCATCCTCAACAGGG GTTTCCGCGAGAGCGCCTTCTCCCTGGCCTTATTGGCAGCGGGTGTGGCTCACTCTGTGGCCTCGGCCTGCAGCATGGGCAAGCTGCGGGGGTGTGGCTGCGAGGCCAAGCGTCGGCAGGACGATGACAAGATCCGGCTGAaactcacacagctgcagctgcagacccTGCAGAAGGGTGGGGTAGGCATCGGCATGACACGGTCATTATCCTTGGAGTTAAATGGTCGCCATGGTGACCTGCCCACTAACCTGCGCTCCACCCACCCCTCTGCCCTGCTCAAGCCTTTACCAGATGAGCTGAGTTCCATGCAGGAGACCTGGGAGTGGGGGGGTTGCAGTCACGACGTCCGCTTTGGGGAACGTTTCTCCAGGGACTGGCTCGACTCCAGCGGGTCTCCAAGAGATATCCACGCTCGCATGAGGATACATAACAACCGGGTGGGACGACAG ACAGTGACTGACAACATGAAGAGGAAGTGCAAATGTCATGGCACATCAGGGAGCTGTCAGTTCAAGACCTGCTGGCATGTGTCTCCAGAGTTCCGACTTGTGGGTTCTCTACTTAAGGAAAAGTTCTTGTCAGCCATTTTTGTTAACTCCCAGAACAAGAACAACGGGGTTTTCAACCCTCGAACAGGAAACGGCGCCAGCGGGAGCACAGCAGGGCTCAACGGAGGTCGTCGTCGCAGCATGTCCAGAGAGCTGGTGTACTTTGAGAAGTCTCCTGACTTCTGTGAGCGTGACGCCTCTTTAGACTCTCCGGGTACACAAGGACGCATCTGCAACAAAACCAGCTACAGCACAGACAGCTGTAGCTCACTGTGCTGTGGCCGTGGACACAACATTCTGAAACAGACACGCAGCGAGCGCTGCAATTGCCGATTTCACTGGTGTTGCTACGTGCTTTGCGAGGAGTGTCGTCTCACAGAGTGGGTCAATGTGTGCAAGTAG
- the arf3a gene encoding ADP-ribosylation factor 3a: MGNIFGNLLKSLIGKKEMRILMVGLDAAGKTTILYKLKLGEIVTTIPTIGFNVETVEYKNISFTVWDVGGQDKIRPLWRHYFQNTQGLIFVVDSNDRERVNEAREELMRMLAEDELRDAVLLVFANKQDLPNAMNAAEITDKLGLHSLRHRNWYIQATCATSGDGLYEGLDWLANQLKNKK; this comes from the exons ATGGGGAACATCTTCGGGAACCTGTTGAAGAGCCTCATAGGCAAGAAGGAGATGAGGATTCTCATGGTGGGGCTGGACGCCGCTGGGAAAACCACCATCCTCTACAAGCTGAAGCTGGGGGAGATCGTCACCACAATCCCCACCATCG GTTTCAACGTCGAGACAGTGGAGTACAAGAACATCAGCTTCACCGTGTGGGACGTGGGTGGTCAGGACAAGATCCGTCCCCTGTGGAGGCACTACTTTCAGAACACCCAGG gCTTGATCTTTGTGGTGGACAGCAACGACCGGGAGCGAGTGAACGAAGCCCGGGAGGAACTGATGAGGATGCTGGCTGAGGACGAGCTGCGGGATGCCGTTCTTCTCGTCTTTGCCAACAAACAG GACCTGCCCAATGCCATGAATGCTGCAGAGATCACAGACAAGCTGGGCCTGCACTCCCTACGCCACCGTAACTGGTACATTCAGGCCACCTGTGCCACCAGCGGCGACGGTCTCTACGAGGGCCTGGACTGGCTGGCCAATCAGCTGAAGAACAAAAAGTGA
- the wnt10b gene encoding protein Wnt-10b isoform X3: MELSNKLRWDQFLILAAALMSPALTVLCNDILSLKVAGDPVLTPNSVCLRLAGLSKRQMRMCVRSPDVTASALQGIQVAIHECQHQFRDQRWNCSSLEALGKLPHHNTILNRGFRESAFSLALLAAGVAHSVASACSMGKLRGCGCEAKRRQDDDKIRLKLTQLQLQTLQKGGVGIGMTRSLSLELNGRHGDLPTNLRSTHPSALLKPLPDELSSMQETWEWGGCSHDVRFGERFSRDWLDSSGSPRDIHARMRIHNNRVGRQTVTDNMKRKCKCHGTSGSCQFKTCWHVSPEFRLVGSLLKEKFLSAIFVNSQNKNNGVFNPRTGNGASGSTAGLNGGRRRSMSRELVYFEKSPDFCERDASLDSPGTQGRICNKTSYSTDSCSSLCCGRGHNILKQTRSERCNCRFHWCCYVLCEECRLTEWVNVCK; this comes from the exons ATGGAGCTATCAAACAAACTCCGTTGGGACCAGTTCCTGATTTTGGCAGCAGCACTTATGTCACCTGCATTAAC ggtgCTGTGTAATGATATCCTCAGCCTGAAGGTGGCAGGAGATCCAGTGCTAACCCCTAACTCGGTGTGCCTGAGGCTGGCAGGCCTCAGCAAGCGTCAGATGCGGATGTGTGTGCGGAGCCCCGATGTGACAGCCTCAGCTCTGCAGGGCATCCAGGTGGCCATCCATGAATGCCAGCACCAATTCCGAGACCAGCGCTGGAACTGCTCCTCACTGGAGGCCCTTGGCAAGCTGCCCCACCACAACACCATCCTCAACAGGG GTTTCCGCGAGAGCGCCTTCTCCCTGGCCTTATTGGCAGCGGGTGTGGCTCACTCTGTGGCCTCGGCCTGCAGCATGGGCAAGCTGCGGGGGTGTGGCTGCGAGGCCAAGCGTCGGCAGGACGATGACAAGATCCGGCTGAaactcacacagctgcagctgcagacccTGCAGAAGGGTGGGGTAGGCATCGGCATGACACGGTCATTATCCTTGGAGTTAAATGGTCGCCATGGTGACCTGCCCACTAACCTGCGCTCCACCCACCCCTCTGCCCTGCTCAAGCCTTTACCAGATGAGCTGAGTTCCATGCAGGAGACCTGGGAGTGGGGGGGTTGCAGTCACGACGTCCGCTTTGGGGAACGTTTCTCCAGGGACTGGCTCGACTCCAGCGGGTCTCCAAGAGATATCCACGCTCGCATGAGGATACATAACAACCGGGTGGGACGACAG ACAGTGACTGACAACATGAAGAGGAAGTGCAAATGTCATGGCACATCAGGGAGCTGTCAGTTCAAGACCTGCTGGCATGTGTCTCCAGAGTTCCGACTTGTGGGTTCTCTACTTAAGGAAAAGTTCTTGTCAGCCATTTTTGTTAACTCCCAGAACAAGAACAACGGGGTTTTCAACCCTCGAACAGGAAACGGCGCCAGCGGGAGCACAGCAGGGCTCAACGGAGGTCGTCGTCGCAGCATGTCCAGAGAGCTGGTGTACTTTGAGAAGTCTCCTGACTTCTGTGAGCGTGACGCCTCTTTAGACTCTCCGGGTACACAAGGACGCATCTGCAACAAAACCAGCTACAGCACAGACAGCTGTAGCTCACTGTGCTGTGGCCGTGGACACAACATTCTGAAACAGACACGCAGCGAGCGCTGCAATTGCCGATTTCACTGGTGTTGCTACGTGCTTTGCGAGGAGTGTCGTCTCACAGAGTGGGTCAATGTGTGCAAGTAG